In Rhizobium sp. N324, a single genomic region encodes these proteins:
- a CDS encoding enoyl-CoA hydratase codes for MAYETLIVETRGNVGLVTLNRPQALNALNSTVLKELKEAYAAFHADEAVGAIVITGSERAFAAGADIKEMQALQFADIYKSDFISGWDEVAKARKPVIAAVSGFALGGGCELAMMCDFIIASETAKFGQPEITLGVIPGMGGSQRLTRAVGKAKAMDLVLTGRMMDAAEAERSGLVSRVVAPERLIEEALAAAEKIASLSQPSVMMAKEAVNRAFETTLEEGLRFERRLFHSLFATDDQKEGMAAFVEKRKPAFKHR; via the coding sequence ATGGCCTATGAGACCCTGATCGTCGAAACCCGAGGCAATGTCGGCCTCGTCACGCTGAACCGACCGCAGGCGCTGAACGCGCTGAATTCCACCGTCCTGAAGGAGTTGAAGGAGGCCTATGCCGCCTTCCACGCCGACGAGGCGGTCGGCGCGATCGTCATCACCGGTTCGGAACGCGCCTTTGCCGCCGGTGCCGATATCAAGGAGATGCAGGCGCTTCAGTTCGCCGATATCTATAAGAGCGATTTCATCAGCGGCTGGGATGAGGTCGCCAAGGCCCGCAAGCCGGTGATTGCCGCCGTCAGCGGTTTTGCGCTCGGTGGCGGCTGCGAACTGGCCATGATGTGCGATTTCATCATCGCCTCGGAGACGGCGAAGTTCGGCCAGCCGGAAATCACCCTCGGCGTCATTCCCGGCATGGGCGGCTCGCAGCGGCTGACGCGCGCCGTCGGCAAGGCGAAGGCAATGGATCTCGTCCTCACCGGCCGGATGATGGATGCCGCCGAAGCGGAGCGGTCGGGACTCGTTTCGCGTGTGGTGGCGCCCGAGCGTCTGATCGAGGAAGCTCTCGCCGCGGCCGAAAAGATCGCCTCGCTGTCGCAGCCCTCGGTGATGATGGCCAAGGAGGCGGTCAACCGCGCCTTCGAGACGACGCTGGAGGAGGGGCTCCGCTTCGAGCGCCGGCTGTTTCACAGCCTCTTTGCCACCGACGACCAGAAGGAAGGCATGGCGGCCTTCGTCGAAAAGCGCAAACCGGCTTTTAAGCACCGTTGA
- the rpsT gene encoding 30S ribosomal protein S20 yields MANTTSAKKATRKIARRTDVNKARRSRVRTFVRQVEEAIASGDADKAKAAFLAAQPELARAASKGVLHSNTASRKVSRLAARVKALSVSATA; encoded by the coding sequence ATGGCCAATACAACTTCGGCGAAAAAAGCGACCCGCAAGATCGCCCGCCGTACCGACGTCAATAAGGCTCGTCGCTCGCGCGTTCGTACTTTCGTTCGCCAGGTCGAAGAGGCCATCGCATCCGGTGACGCCGACAAGGCGAAGGCCGCTTTCCTGGCCGCTCAGCCCGAGCTTGCCCGCGCCGCCAGCAAGGGTGTGCTGCACTCCAACACGGCATCCCGCAAGGTTTCGCGCCTGGCCGCTCGTGTGAAGGCTCTTTCGGTTAGCGCGACCGCGTAA
- the dnaA gene encoding chromosomal replication initiator protein DnaA: MQMNTMTTGGLDNGDVAPQAFGSIRLEVGEAQAEMKHGILFERVSARLKAQVGPDVYASWFARLKLHSVSKSVVRLSVPTTFLKSWINNRYLDLITGLFQAEDPEILKIEVLVRTATRSGTKALDEAVQPEPVVAPQARRPASAQPAGQAVQQAVSSVAAARPASFGSPLFGSPLDSRFTFDTFVEGSSNRVALAAAKTIAEAGSGAVRFNPLFIHSAVGLGKTHLLQAIANAAVQNPRALRVVYLTAEYFMWRFATAIRDNDALTLKDSLRNIDLLIIDDMQFLQGKMIQHEFCHLLNMLLDSAKQVVVAADRAPWELESLDPRVRSRLQGGVAIEFDAPDYEMRLEILKRRLAAARLEDPSLEIPADLLQHVARNITASGRELEGAFNQLVFRRSFEPNLSIERVDELLAHLVGSGEPRRVRIEDIQRIVARHYNVSRQELVSNRRTRVIVKPRQIAMYLSKTLTPRSFPEIGRRFGGRDHTTVLHAVRKIEELISGDTKLSHEVELLKRLINE; encoded by the coding sequence ATGCAGATGAATACGATGACGACGGGCGGGCTCGACAATGGGGATGTGGCACCGCAGGCGTTTGGCTCCATTCGCCTCGAAGTGGGAGAAGCACAGGCGGAAATGAAGCACGGCATCTTGTTTGAGCGCGTCAGCGCGCGCTTGAAGGCCCAAGTCGGTCCTGACGTCTATGCCAGCTGGTTCGCCCGGCTGAAGCTGCATTCGGTATCGAAGAGCGTGGTTCGCCTGTCGGTTCCCACCACCTTCCTGAAGTCGTGGATCAACAATCGTTATCTCGATCTCATCACCGGCCTGTTCCAGGCCGAGGATCCGGAAATTCTGAAGATCGAAGTCCTGGTGCGCACGGCGACGCGCAGCGGCACGAAGGCGCTCGATGAGGCGGTCCAGCCCGAGCCGGTCGTTGCCCCCCAGGCGCGCCGCCCCGCAAGCGCCCAGCCGGCCGGCCAGGCCGTCCAGCAGGCGGTTTCCTCAGTTGCTGCGGCAAGGCCCGCAAGCTTTGGTTCGCCGCTCTTCGGTTCGCCGCTCGACAGCCGCTTCACCTTCGACACCTTCGTCGAAGGCAGCTCGAACCGCGTCGCGCTTGCGGCTGCGAAGACGATCGCCGAAGCCGGTTCCGGCGCCGTGCGCTTCAATCCGCTGTTCATCCATTCGGCGGTCGGCCTCGGCAAGACCCACCTGCTGCAGGCGATCGCCAATGCAGCGGTGCAGAACCCGCGGGCGCTGCGCGTCGTCTATCTCACCGCCGAATATTTCATGTGGCGCTTCGCCACCGCGATCCGTGACAATGACGCGCTGACGCTGAAGGATTCGCTGCGCAATATCGATCTCCTGATCATCGACGACATGCAGTTCCTGCAGGGCAAGATGATCCAGCATGAATTCTGCCATCTGCTCAACATGCTGCTCGACAGCGCCAAGCAGGTGGTCGTCGCCGCCGATCGCGCCCCCTGGGAGCTGGAATCGCTCGATCCCCGCGTCCGCTCGCGCCTGCAGGGCGGCGTCGCGATCGAATTCGACGCACCGGATTACGAGATGCGTCTCGAAATCCTCAAGCGCCGCCTGGCGGCCGCCCGGCTCGAAGATCCGTCGCTCGAAATTCCGGCCGACCTGCTGCAGCACGTCGCCCGCAACATCACGGCCAGCGGCCGCGAACTCGAAGGCGCCTTCAATCAGCTGGTCTTCCGGCGCTCCTTCGAGCCGAACCTGTCGATCGAGCGCGTCGACGAACTGCTGGCCCATCTGGTCGGCTCCGGCGAGCCCCGCCGCGTGCGCATCGAGGATATCCAGCGCATCGTCGCCAGGCACTACAATGTCTCGCGCCAGGAACTGGTCTCGAACCGCCGCACCCGCGTCATCGTCAAACCGCGCCAGATCGCCATGTATCTGTCGAAGACGCTGACGCCGCGCTCCTTCCCCGAGATCGGCCGCCGTTTCGGCGGGCGCGATCACACGACCGTGCTGCACGCCGTGCGCAAGATCGAAGAGCTGATTTCCGGAGACACCAAGCTGTCGCACGAGGTCGAGCTTCTGAAGCGGCTGATCAACGAATAA
- a CDS encoding saccharopine dehydrogenase family protein, translated as MSFRKIAVLGLGKVGRLAATLLHEGGFEVIGVDAQLPLSDVPFKCRAGDIADVQVVGELLSNVEAVLSCLPYHLNIELARAAHLAGIHYFDLTEDVPTTNFIIELSKTARGLMAPQCGLAPGFVGIVGASLADGFERCRSIRMRVGALPQHPTGLLGYAFNWSPEGVVNEYLNDCEVIEGGVRKLVSPMEWHETVYVGGVKLEAFTTSGGLGTMCDTMLGKIDNLDYKTMRYPGHMELMNFFFHELLMRDKRKLAGEILTNAKPPVEDDVVYVHVAAEGTENGSLRRKEFVRAYYPIEIAGARRTAIAWTTSASVVAVIEMVRDGLLPATGFLHQEHIPLEMFLKTPTGGLFKAGATTAPRVSSDAQRTL; from the coding sequence ATGAGTTTTAGAAAGATCGCCGTTCTCGGCCTCGGCAAGGTCGGACGGCTGGCGGCCACGCTTTTGCATGAGGGCGGTTTCGAGGTCATCGGCGTCGATGCGCAGCTGCCGCTGAGCGACGTTCCCTTCAAGTGCCGGGCCGGCGATATTGCCGACGTCCAAGTGGTCGGCGAACTGCTGTCGAATGTCGAGGCGGTGCTTTCCTGCCTGCCTTACCATCTGAACATCGAATTGGCGCGCGCCGCCCATCTCGCCGGGATTCATTATTTCGACCTGACCGAAGACGTTCCCACCACCAATTTCATCATCGAACTGTCGAAGACCGCCCGCGGCCTGATGGCGCCGCAATGCGGCCTGGCACCGGGTTTCGTCGGCATCGTCGGCGCCAGCCTGGCCGACGGCTTCGAGCGCTGCCGGTCGATCCGCATGCGCGTCGGCGCCCTGCCGCAGCATCCGACCGGGCTGCTGGGTTATGCTTTCAACTGGTCGCCGGAAGGTGTCGTCAACGAATATCTGAACGATTGCGAGGTCATCGAGGGTGGGGTGCGCAAGCTCGTCTCGCCGATGGAATGGCACGAGACCGTCTATGTCGGCGGCGTCAAGCTCGAAGCCTTCACCACCTCGGGCGGCCTCGGCACCATGTGCGACACCATGCTCGGCAAGATCGACAATCTCGATTACAAGACCATGCGTTATCCCGGCCATATGGAGCTGATGAACTTCTTCTTCCACGAGCTTTTGATGCGCGACAAGCGCAAGCTTGCCGGCGAGATCCTGACCAATGCCAAGCCGCCTGTTGAAGACGATGTCGTCTATGTCCATGTCGCCGCCGAAGGCACGGAGAACGGCAGCCTGCGCCGCAAGGAGTTCGTGCGCGCCTATTACCCGATCGAGATTGCCGGCGCCCGCCGCACGGCGATCGCCTGGACGACCTCGGCCTCCGTCGTTGCCGTCATCGAGATGGTCCGCGACGGCCTGCTGCCGGCCACCGGCTTCCTGCACCAGGAGCATATTCCGCTGGAGATGTTCCTGAAGACGCCGACCGGCGGCCTGTTCAAGGCGGGCGCCACTACAGCGCCGCGCGTCTCTTCAGACGCGCAAAGGACGCTGTAG
- the hemW gene encoding radical SAM family heme chaperone HemW, whose amino-acid sequence MDNFDTPSPSRDAALLPDTGEPGFGVYVHWPFCAAKCPYCDFNSHVRHQPVDQERFTAAFLKEMAAVRAMSGPKTVTSIFLGGGTPSLMNPATVSSILDGIARHWHVPDGIEITMEANPSSVEAERFRGYRAAGVNRVSLGVQALDDRDLKFLGRLHDVADALKAIRLARDIFPRMSFDLIYARPDQTVEQWEKELRQAISYAVDHLSLYQLTIEEGTPFYGLHKSGKLIVPDGEQSAVLYEATQEITAREGMPAYEVSNHARPGAESRHNLTYWRYGDYAGIGPGAHGRLTRGPEKIATATERKPEAWLDMVERDGHGILDEERLGYEEQSDELLLMGLRLREGVDLARWQQLSGRDLDPKREEFLLEHKFIERIGNSRLRCTPAGMLILDSVVADLAC is encoded by the coding sequence GTGGACAATTTCGACACTCCAAGCCCCTCGCGCGACGCGGCGCTGCTGCCCGATACCGGCGAGCCCGGCTTCGGCGTCTATGTGCATTGGCCCTTCTGCGCGGCGAAGTGTCCCTATTGCGATTTCAACAGCCATGTGCGCCACCAGCCGGTGGACCAGGAGCGCTTTACCGCTGCCTTCCTGAAGGAGATGGCGGCGGTGCGGGCGATGAGCGGGCCGAAGACGGTGACCAGCATCTTCCTCGGCGGCGGCACGCCGTCGCTGATGAATCCGGCAACGGTGTCTTCAATTCTCGACGGCATTGCCCGGCACTGGCACGTGCCCGATGGTATCGAGATCACCATGGAGGCCAACCCTTCGAGCGTCGAGGCCGAGCGCTTCCGCGGCTATCGGGCGGCCGGCGTCAACCGCGTCTCGCTCGGCGTGCAGGCGCTTGATGATCGGGACCTGAAATTCCTCGGCCGGCTGCATGATGTCGCCGATGCGCTGAAGGCGATCCGGCTGGCGCGCGACATTTTTCCGCGCATGTCTTTCGACCTGATCTATGCCCGGCCGGATCAGACGGTCGAGCAATGGGAAAAAGAGCTGAGGCAAGCGATCTCCTACGCGGTCGATCATCTTTCGCTCTATCAGCTGACCATCGAGGAGGGCACGCCCTTCTATGGCCTGCACAAATCAGGCAAGCTGATCGTGCCGGATGGCGAGCAATCGGCCGTGCTCTACGAGGCGACGCAGGAGATCACCGCGCGCGAGGGCATGCCCGCCTATGAGGTTTCCAACCATGCCCGGCCGGGTGCGGAAAGCCGGCACAATCTGACCTATTGGCGCTATGGCGATTATGCCGGCATCGGCCCGGGCGCGCATGGCCGGCTGACGCGCGGGCCGGAAAAGATCGCGACGGCGACCGAGCGCAAGCCGGAAGCCTGGCTCGACATGGTCGAGCGCGACGGCCACGGCATTCTCGACGAGGAGCGGCTCGGCTACGAGGAACAGTCCGACGAATTGCTGCTAATGGGGCTGCGGCTCAGGGAAGGCGTCGACCTTGCCCGCTGGCAGCAGCTTTCCGGCCGCGACCTCGACCCGAAACGCGAGGAATTCCTGCTCGAACACAAATTCATCGAGCGGATCGGCAATTCGCGGCTGCGCTGCACGCCGGCGGGCATGCTGATCCTCGATTCCGTCGTCGCCGATCTCGCCTGCTGA
- the rdgB gene encoding RdgB/HAM1 family non-canonical purine NTP pyrophosphatase → MRKLETKTIVVASHNAGKIREIQELIGPLGFTAKSAAELNFVEPDETGTSFEENATIKAVASAKTAGMPALSDDSGLVVDALDGDPGVYTANWAETSDGTRDFDMAMAKVEKALQDAGATKPEQRTARFVSVLCLAWPDGHTELFRGEVEGSVAWPPRGTQGFGYDPVFQPEGYDITFGEMSSEEKHGWNIGKPQALSHRARAFKLFVETCLEA, encoded by the coding sequence ATGCGCAAGCTCGAAACGAAGACCATCGTCGTCGCCAGCCACAATGCCGGCAAGATCCGCGAGATCCAGGAATTGATCGGACCGCTCGGCTTCACCGCCAAATCGGCAGCCGAGCTGAATTTCGTCGAACCTGACGAAACCGGCACCAGCTTCGAGGAGAATGCGACGATCAAGGCGGTGGCCTCCGCCAAAACAGCCGGCATGCCGGCGCTTTCGGACGATTCCGGACTGGTGGTCGACGCGCTTGACGGCGATCCCGGCGTCTACACCGCCAATTGGGCGGAGACATCGGACGGCACGCGCGATTTCGACATGGCGATGGCGAAGGTGGAAAAGGCGCTGCAGGATGCGGGCGCGACCAAGCCTGAACAGCGTACCGCGCGTTTCGTCAGCGTGCTCTGCCTTGCCTGGCCGGACGGCCACACGGAACTGTTTCGTGGCGAGGTGGAGGGCAGCGTCGCTTGGCCGCCACGCGGCACCCAGGGCTTCGGCTACGATCCGGTCTTCCAGCCAGAGGGTTACGACATCACCTTCGGGGAAATGAGCAGCGAGGAAAAACACGGCTGGAACATCGGCAAGCCGCAGGCGCTGTCGCACCGGGCGCGCGCCTTCAAACTCTTTGTCGAAACCTGCCTGGAGGCATAA
- a CDS encoding VOC family protein — translation MNPMLEGMLETALYARDLDEAEAFYENVLGLEKITRAANRHVFFRCGPGVLLIFNPEETVKPPAPDALQVPPHGTTGAGHACFRVSGRNIDAMAERLKAARVAIESEVHWPNGGRSIYFRDPAGNSLECAEAKIWGIEQDI, via the coding sequence ATGAACCCCATGCTGGAAGGCATGTTGGAAACGGCGCTCTATGCGCGCGATCTCGATGAGGCCGAGGCGTTCTACGAGAACGTTCTCGGACTCGAAAAGATCACCCGCGCCGCCAACCGGCATGTCTTCTTCCGCTGCGGCCCCGGCGTTCTGCTGATCTTCAATCCCGAGGAAACGGTCAAACCACCGGCGCCCGACGCGCTGCAGGTGCCGCCGCATGGCACGACCGGAGCGGGCCATGCCTGCTTCAGGGTCTCCGGTCGCAACATCGATGCGATGGCCGAACGACTGAAAGCGGCCCGTGTGGCGATCGAATCCGAGGTGCATTGGCCGAATGGCGGCCGCTCGATCTATTTCCGCGATCCCGCCGGCAACAGCCTGGAATGCGCGGAGGCTAAAATCTGGGGCATCGAACAGGATATCTGA
- the rph gene encoding ribonuclease PH — protein MRPSGRKIDQMRKVSFERNFSKHAEGSCLVKFGDTHVLCTASLEEKTPPWLRNTGKGWVTAEYGMLPRATGERMKREAAAGKQGGRTQEIQRLIGRSLRAVVDLQALGERQITLDCDVIQADGGTRTASITGGWIALYDCLKWMESRNMIKVDRVLKDHVAAISCGVFASQPVIDLDYLEDSSAETDANFVMTGTGGIVEIQGTAEGTPFSEEEFTSLMGLAKNGIGELVALQKQAIAG, from the coding sequence ATGCGGCCTTCAGGCAGAAAAATCGACCAGATGCGCAAGGTCTCATTCGAGCGCAATTTTTCCAAGCATGCGGAAGGCTCCTGCCTGGTGAAATTCGGCGATACGCATGTGCTCTGCACGGCCAGCCTCGAAGAAAAGACGCCGCCATGGCTGCGCAATACCGGCAAGGGCTGGGTCACGGCCGAATACGGCATGCTGCCGCGGGCGACCGGCGAGCGCATGAAGCGTGAGGCGGCGGCCGGCAAGCAGGGCGGCCGCACGCAGGAGATCCAGCGGCTGATCGGCCGGTCGCTGCGCGCCGTCGTCGATCTGCAGGCGCTCGGCGAACGCCAGATCACCCTTGATTGCGACGTCATCCAGGCCGATGGCGGCACGCGGACAGCCTCGATCACCGGCGGCTGGATTGCGCTTTACGACTGCCTGAAATGGATGGAAAGCCGCAACATGATCAAGGTCGACCGGGTCCTGAAGGATCATGTCGCCGCCATTTCCTGTGGCGTCTTCGCCAGCCAGCCGGTGATCGATCTCGATTACCTCGAGGATTCCTCGGCCGAGACCGACGCCAACTTCGTCATGACCGGCACCGGCGGGATCGTCGAGATCCAGGGCACGGCCGAAGGCACGCCGTTTAGCGAAGAGGAATTCACCTCGCTGATGGGTCTTGCCAAGAACGGCATCGGCGAACTCGTCGCCCTGCAGAAACAGGCAATTGCGGGATGA
- the hrcA gene encoding heat-inducible transcriptional repressor HrcA, whose protein sequence is MGIRSTSVSDAVAALDERSREIFRRIVEGYLESGEPLGSRNLSRLLPMSLSPASVRNVMSDLEDLGLIYSPHISAGRLPTQIGLRFFVDAFMQVGDLSAEDRASIDRQVRAESGGNPVESMMNEASRMLSGISRGAGLVITSKSDPVLKHVEFIRLEPTKALAVLVGDHDQVENRIIELPAGVTSSQLAEAANFLNAHMSGQTLPELRKQLSQLKDNVRHELDALSRDLVERGIAVWAGSPDEGKPAQLIIRGRANLLEGLAGAEDLDRLRLLFDDLEKKDSLIEILNLAETGSGVRIFIGSENKLFSLSGSSLIVAPYRDDDDRIVGAVGVIGPTRLNYSRIVPMVDYTAQLVSRLSRNPL, encoded by the coding sequence ATGGGCATCAGGTCGACATCGGTTTCGGATGCCGTTGCTGCGCTGGACGAGCGCTCCAGGGAGATTTTTCGCCGCATCGTCGAAGGCTATCTGGAGAGTGGCGAGCCGCTCGGTTCGCGCAACCTGTCCCGCCTGCTGCCGATGTCGCTGTCGCCGGCCTCGGTGCGCAACGTCATGAGCGATCTCGAAGATCTCGGCCTCATCTATTCGCCGCATATCAGCGCCGGCCGGCTGCCGACCCAGATCGGCCTGCGCTTCTTCGTCGATGCCTTCATGCAGGTCGGCGATCTCTCCGCCGAGGACCGCGCCAGCATCGACCGTCAGGTGCGGGCCGAAAGCGGCGGCAATCCGGTGGAATCGATGATGAACGAGGCGAGCCGCATGCTGTCGGGCATTTCGCGCGGCGCCGGCCTGGTCATCACCTCGAAAAGCGATCCGGTGCTCAAACATGTCGAGTTCATCCGGCTGGAGCCGACAAAGGCGCTGGCCGTGCTCGTCGGCGATCACGATCAGGTGGAAAACCGCATCATTGAGCTGCCGGCGGGCGTCACCTCCTCGCAGCTGGCCGAGGCGGCGAATTTTCTCAACGCCCACATGTCCGGCCAGACCCTGCCGGAGCTGCGCAAACAATTGAGCCAGCTGAAGGATAACGTCCGTCACGAGCTCGACGCCCTGTCGCGTGATCTCGTCGAGCGCGGCATCGCCGTCTGGGCCGGCAGCCCTGATGAGGGCAAGCCGGCGCAGCTGATCATCCGCGGCCGCGCCAACCTGCTTGAAGGCCTTGCCGGCGCCGAGGATCTCGACCGGCTGCGGCTGCTGTTCGACGATCTCGAAAAGAAGGACAGCCTGATCGAGATCCTCAATCTGGCCGAAACCGGCTCGGGCGTGCGCATTTTCATCGGCTCGGAAAACAAGCTCTTCTCGCTGTCCGGCTCGTCGCTGATCGTCGCGCCCTATCGTGACGATGACGATCGGATCGTCGGCGCCGTCGGCGTCATCGGCCCGACGCGGCTCAATTATTCCCGCATCGTGCCGATGGTTGATTACACGGCCCAGCTCGTCTCCCGGCTTTCGCGCAATCCGCTTTGA
- the grpE gene encoding nucleotide exchange factor GrpE has protein sequence MTDDTTKNGPDATAADAAADAAAYVENDIAQEEAPQPDALELLKAENGELRDRYLRLAAEMDNLRRRTEREVKDAKSYSVAGFARDMLAVSDNLRRALDAIPPEVKDAADAGLTTLIEGVEMTERAMLSALERHGVRKLEPVGQKFDPNFHQAMFEVPNPEVPNNTVVQVVQAGFSIGERVLRPAMVGVAKGGPKAAEAESNSVFDEKDA, from the coding sequence ATGACCGATGACACGACGAAAAACGGACCTGACGCAACTGCGGCCGATGCCGCAGCCGACGCTGCCGCCTACGTCGAGAACGATATCGCGCAGGAAGAGGCCCCCCAGCCTGATGCACTCGAGCTTCTGAAAGCCGAAAACGGCGAGCTGCGCGATCGCTATCTGCGCCTTGCCGCCGAAATGGACAATCTGCGCCGCCGCACCGAGCGTGAGGTCAAGGACGCCAAGTCCTATTCCGTCGCCGGTTTCGCGCGTGACATGCTGGCCGTCTCGGACAATCTGCGCCGGGCGCTGGATGCCATCCCGCCGGAGGTCAAGGACGCGGCCGATGCCGGCCTGACCACCCTGATCGAGGGCGTGGAGATGACTGAGCGTGCCATGCTCTCGGCGCTCGAGCGCCACGGCGTTCGCAAGCTGGAGCCGGTCGGCCAGAAGTTCGACCCGAATTTCCATCAGGCGATGTTCGAGGTGCCGAACCCCGAGGTGCCGAACAACACCGTCGTCCAGGTCGTGCAGGCAGGCTTTTCCATCGGCGAGCGCGTGTTGCGCCCGGCCATGGTCGGCGTCGCCAAGGGCGGCCCGAAGGCGGCCGAAGCCGAAAGCAATTCCGTCTTCGACGAGAAGGACGCCTGA
- a CDS encoding nucleoside hydrolase has translation MAGARKIIIDTDPGQDDAAAIMLAFGSPDELDVLGITTVAGNVPLALTSRNARIVCELCGRTETKVFAGADAPIARKLVTAEHVHGKTGLDGPELSEPTMALQPGHAVDFIIEALRREGEGTVTLCTLGPLTNIGLALQKAPDIAPRIRELVMMGGGFFEGGNITPAAEFNIYVDPEAADIVFRSGVPIVMMPLDVTHQLLTRKDRVKRMAEIGTAPAKAMVEMLEFFERFDIEKYGSDGGPLHDPTVIAYLLKPELFQGRDCNVAIEVQSELTIGMTVVDWWHVTDRKRNAKVMRHVDADGFFDLLIERVARI, from the coding sequence ATGGCAGGCGCAAGAAAGATCATCATCGACACGGATCCCGGTCAGGACGACGCGGCCGCCATCATGCTGGCCTTCGGCAGCCCCGACGAGCTCGATGTGCTGGGGATCACCACCGTCGCCGGCAATGTGCCGTTGGCGCTGACCAGCCGCAATGCGCGCATCGTCTGCGAACTCTGCGGCCGGACGGAGACCAAGGTTTTTGCCGGCGCCGACGCGCCGATCGCCCGCAAGCTGGTGACCGCCGAACATGTGCACGGCAAGACCGGCCTCGACGGTCCTGAACTCAGCGAGCCGACGATGGCGCTGCAGCCCGGCCATGCCGTCGACTTCATCATCGAGGCGCTGCGGCGTGAGGGCGAAGGCACCGTGACGCTCTGCACGCTCGGGCCTCTCACCAATATCGGCTTGGCCTTGCAGAAGGCGCCCGACATCGCCCCGCGCATCCGCGAACTGGTGATGATGGGCGGCGGCTTCTTCGAGGGCGGCAACATCACGCCGGCGGCCGAATTCAATATCTATGTCGACCCCGAGGCCGCCGATATCGTCTTCCGCTCAGGCGTGCCGATCGTGATGATGCCGCTCGACGTGACGCACCAATTGCTGACCCGCAAGGACCGGGTGAAGCGCATGGCCGAGATCGGCACGGCGCCGGCAAAGGCGATGGTCGAGATGCTGGAATTCTTCGAGCGCTTCGATATCGAGAAATACGGCTCCGACGGCGGGCCGCTGCATGACCCGACCGTGATCGCTTACCTCTTGAAGCCGGAGCTTTTCCAGGGCCGGGACTGCAATGTCGCGATCGAGGTCCAATCCGAACTCACCATCGGCATGACGGTGGTCGACTGGTGGCATGTGACGGATCGAAAGCGCAATGCGAAGGTGATGCGTCATGTCGATGCGGACGGTTTCTTCGATCTTCTGATCGAACGCGTCGCCCGCATCTGA
- a CDS encoding Hsp20 family protein — protein sequence MSRITPFASPLLLGFDAMEKTLERISKASDGYPPYNIERIGADSGAPERLRITLAVAGFAEEELDVSIEENQLLIRGRQVEQGERDYLYRGIAARQFQRTFVLADGMQVLGAGLKNGLLSVDLIRPEPARMVKKINISVSQ from the coding sequence ATGAGCCGCATTACCCCTTTTGCCAGCCCGTTGCTTCTGGGCTTCGATGCCATGGAAAAGACGCTGGAGCGCATTTCCAAGGCAAGCGACGGATATCCGCCCTACAATATCGAACGCATCGGCGCCGACAGCGGCGCGCCGGAACGTCTGCGCATCACGCTCGCTGTCGCCGGCTTCGCCGAGGAGGAACTGGATGTTTCCATCGAGGAGAACCAGCTTCTGATTCGCGGCCGTCAGGTCGAGCAGGGGGAACGGGACTATCTCTATCGCGGCATCGCCGCCCGTCAGTTCCAGCGCACCTTTGTTCTTGCCGACGGCATGCAGGTGCTCGGCGCCGGTCTGAAGAACGGTCTGCTCTCCGTCGATCTAATTCGCCCGGAGCCGGCGCGCATGGTCAAGAAAATTAACATTTCGGTCTCACAGTAG
- a CDS encoding DUF1150 family protein: MLMKEATSHLTKSELAHIGSGEVAYIRKMRTEEVAKCFPEAPDIDPNVDLWALFGADGTPILLTDNRSSTFFKAAEDELKTVSLH; the protein is encoded by the coding sequence ATGTTGATGAAAGAAGCCACGTCTCACTTGACCAAATCCGAGCTTGCCCACATCGGCAGCGGCGAGGTCGCCTATATCAGAAAAATGCGCACCGAAGAGGTCGCCAAATGCTTCCCCGAGGCGCCGGATATCGATCCGAACGTCGATCTCTGGGCACTGTTCGGCGCCGACGGAACACCGATTCTTCTGACGGACAACCGCTCCAGCACCTTCTTCAAGGCTGCCGAAGACGAACTTAAGACGGTCAGCCTGCACTGA